The following nucleotide sequence is from Pseudonocardia abyssalis.
GAAGTGACCGACGCCCGGCAGCAGCTCCGTCCGGTACGCCGCTGCGGCCCACCGCGCCGACAGCGCGGCCGTCGACTGCAGCAGACACGGGTCGATCTCGCCGTGGATCTGCAGCACCGGGGCGTCGACGGGCCGGGACACCGCGGCCGCGAACCGTCGACCGTCTCCGCGGAACTGCGACCGCAGCGCCCACCGGTAGTACTCCATCGCGCAGTGCACCACCCCCGGCACCCGGATCGCGCTGCGGCAGCGGGCGGCGGCGTCGGCGAAATCGTCGGTCCCGACCCAGTCCGGGCCGGACCACGCGCGCAGGATCGCCTCGACGCGCGCCCCGTCGCCGCGGCACAGGGCGCTCTCGGGCCACCGCGGCACCTGGAACGCCAGTGCGTAGCTCGCCGTCGCCCGCCCCTGACCGCGCGGGTCCCGGACGAACGCCGACCGCACGGCCATCGGGTGTGGTGCGCCGAGCACGGTGAGCGAGCGGACCCGGCGGGGGTGCAGTGCGGCCGTCGTCCAGCCGATCAGCCCGCCCCAGTCGTGCCCGACGACGTGCGCGCGGGTCTCCCCCAACGCCCCGATCAGACCGGCGGCGTCGCCGGCGAGGGTCCACAGGTCGTAGCCGCGGGGCGGTTTGTCCGAATCACCGTAGCCCCGCAGGTCGACCGCGACAGCCCGGAACCCGCGCCCCGCCAGGTGGATGAGCTGATGGCGCCACGTCCACCAGAACTCCGGAAAGCCGTGCAGGAGGACGACGAGCGGACCGTCCCCGCACTCGACGACGTGCTGCCGGATGCCGTTGGCCGACACCTCGGAGTGTCTCCACGGACCCGGGATGCGCACCGACGACGGATCGGGTGCGCGCACGGGTCAGCTGGTGCCGCGTCCGTTCAGCTGGGCGGGGGTGTCGGCACGGTTGCGGTTCGACAGGACCTGCGCCGACTCCTTGAGCGAGCTGATCGTGCGCTCGGGCTTGCGGATCTTGCGGACCCGCAGGTAACCGAGCAGACCGAACACCGCGGCGACGAGGATCATGAAGCCGAACACGATCCAGAACGACGCGGAGCGGTTGAGGAACAGCGCGAGCGTCTCGCCGAGCGCGAAGAACAGGAAGAAGAGGCTGAACAGCGCCACGACCAGCGCGACGATGAAGAAGATGCTGCCCTGCAGGCCCTTCTTCACCTCGGCGGTGACCTCGGAGCGCGCGAGCTCGACCTCGGCACGCACGAGCGTGGAGACCTGGGCGGTCGCCTCGCGGACGAGTCCGCCGATCGACTGGTCGGCGGCTGCGACCACCGGCTCCTTCGAGAGCGGGATCGAGGGCAGCACGGGCGGAACCTCCGTGCCGTTGGAGCTGGTCGGGCTGGCCACCACTGTCCTCCTGCACGTGCTGCGAGCGCGTCTCGA
It contains:
- a CDS encoding alpha/beta fold hydrolase; this translates as MRAPDPSSVRIPGPWRHSEVSANGIRQHVVECGDGPLVVLLHGFPEFWWTWRHQLIHLAGRGFRAVAVDLRGYGDSDKPPRGYDLWTLAGDAAGLIGALGETRAHVVGHDWGGLIGWTTAALHPRRVRSLTVLGAPHPMAVRSAFVRDPRGQGRATASYALAFQVPRWPESALCRGDGARVEAILRAWSGPDWVGTDDFADAAARCRSAIRVPGVVHCAMEYYRWALRSQFRGDGRRFAAAVSRPVDAPVLQIHGEIDPCLLQSTAALSARWAAAAYRTELLPGVGHFPHEERPAVVNGLLAGFLTV
- a CDS encoding phage holin family protein, which gives rise to MASPTSSNGTEVPPVLPSIPLSKEPVVAAADQSIGGLVREATAQVSTLVRAEVELARSEVTAEVKKGLQGSIFFIVALVVALFSLFFLFFALGETLALFLNRSASFWIVFGFMILVAAVFGLLGYLRVRKIRKPERTISSLKESAQVLSNRNRADTPAQLNGRGTS